In Trichlorobacter lovleyi, the DNA window CCTTTTTTCCATGAAAACACTCCGTGGTCACTAGGAAACAGGATCGTACCCACCCGGATGCCAGGGATGGCATCTAAGCAGACGCGATACTGTCAACAGCATACCTTTATAGGGGCCGTAACGGCGTATAGACTGCAGTGAATAATCAGAACACGTTGGGTAAAAGCGACAGGAACCTGGAAGCAGGGGGGAGATACACAACTGATATGCCCGGATAGCTGTTATAAGGATGCGTGACAGCATGTACGTGAACCGATCTGCTGAAAAGCTCGTTGCAGCTCACTACTGAGAACTGCAACGCTGTTTTCAGCAGCCTGGCGCCGAACTATGACATTCAGATCCACGCCGGGCAACAGTGAACAATGATGACGAAAGAACTCTCTGACGTGACGCTTAAGACGGTTTCGTACGACTGCATTGCCTGTTTTCCGGCTGGCGGTGATCCCCAGCCGGGGATACTCGTAGCCGTTCTCTCTCCAAACAACGAGAAAAGACCGTCCGGAGACTACAGTCTTGCTGTCGGACAGTCTTAGGTACTCTGAACGGCTCAGCAGGCGGTACTGCTTAGGAAAGCTGTTGCCACGCGCC includes these proteins:
- the yidD gene encoding membrane protein insertion efficiency factor YidD; amino-acid sequence: MLSRILITAIRAYQLCISPLLPGSCRFYPTCSDYSLQSIRRYGPYKGMLLTVSRLLRCHPWHPGGYDPVS
- the rnpA gene encoding ribonuclease P protein component; translated protein: MSARGNSFPKQYRLLSRSEYLRLSDSKTVVSGRSFLVVWRENGYEYPRLGITASRKTGNAVVRNRLKRHVREFFRHHCSLLPGVDLNVIVRRQAAENSVAVLSSELQRAFQQIGSRTCCHASL